ccagccgaagggaattggggtgggaattggtgatgtctcctttcctttaGGCATGTTAACACTTTGGAATAACAATTGGATGCTtcgcttctgttgctcttttatcatattgctcacagtaactgctactggttccttttatcatattgcatgctattttcttttattgtaatacAAGAAACTGCGTTTGATATATTCCAtcatttgatagatttgatagatttgattatatttgatgtagagttcagctttgctgtgtatccagtcagtcagcaaaacataatttggcgTAGTCGGCATCGTGtgaagtaaaactctctctatttaagaagaaaaaatgttcctcgacttgctattggcaggtgggaaccattgccttacggtgtttgggccagagtggtctggtggtgctgggcagttgggccgtgccagggacagagggacgggggcaggggagggggcggggggaaggggtttagggacggacgggtgggaatggatgaaggtgtttagggatggagcggggtgtgtgggggtggggcaaggatgtgtgtttgtgggagtgggtgtggggggggtgggggttggggggaggtgggtgtgtgtgtattgataaaccgggggtgggggcgtggggggggttgagggtgtgtgtgttatttagagaacagattggggggcctgggggaagggttttagggacggacggggggTTAATGGAGGCCTTTAGGGAAGGAccggggggttgggggaaggattttagggacgggccgagggtgggggagggctggaccagggtctgggggaaaaggttttagggacagggcggggaggtggaggtgggggatgatttcaggaacagccagggtggaggagggggtcaagggaagtctttcagggttgtttggggggaaggattttagggacggatGTGGTGTCTGGGCGGACGTTTGATGCCACCGTATAGATTCCACTGTATTTACGTTTatgtccagggattctgttaagggaaggctgctggctcggcaaagggacaagatgtctgagctccccagttaccaCACTGATTTGGTGTGTTTAGCTCtacgttaaacacacctgcgcacaaaggttaggccaagctgactctctaaagctgttagaagtgacaaattaagggacctctcatccagggagtcagccttgggaaggatggggaacaaagaatggatggggaaaagatctccgttctcttcagtgatgcagaaagagcctctggATGAGGACGTTGTggccacaggaggagacaagccgatAGAGTGCTGCGATCCGCAGAATGTTGGTTGGAAGTCGGGCAGaggtaattgttgtggggggagatcgcgacctctgactcagatagccccccgagagagggcaaggccccgcttggggagcatggggagctagtaaaaaacctcagcagtgctgtctgagggtgtgtgctcatttgtattaaagcaagaaacttgtaacccatcccgtgcctgactgaaaatgcatgtgtaatgcgctatgagtgtgcaagtgctctgctgtccatagtgcGTGCCCTCGAGTaactgggtgagcacgctcagaggaaacattcccccgtgctcccagcactgccataaagaatgcctgccttctgaaacttgcaagcaaggctTAGAGGGTTTCTCTCCATGACCGACTTTATGGcatcattcccaccatactgcagaaagcaaatcttttattgtttggtggtgaaagcagcttgggcagtgtcactgatgtgcagcacttttttaacctcaggtctaaAGTGCCACCGGTCCCACCGTGGGgtacatccttcctcaggctttcaccaaacggaaaggatgcatcaaacccaccccacaaacacgtcctgcactttttttatctttcctggaacgtggggacatgaccctgctgggccatcagtgccacctgcctgggagccaagatggtgcctttgcattccaggctaggaacttaccttctttttttccttttcagtgactttagagccatccttagggaggctggttaagctggtttactgcacagctggtcgccagtggagggaaatggtaagctccgctgttgcctttggtgtttacttgttactgtGTCGCTCATTTGAGTGATCTTCTCATGCcccggcaagcagaagctatcactccactttaggccttggtctaatagtcatgcaaagcaatattgaaagtcattctgaggtctggaacaggccccaatatgcattttataaaagtgcttcttggctgctgtttctctttgtatggggttttttcccatttccccagactgctgaagctctgaaaggcgccgatgagctgctctccctcagtttgctcctttgcctttggggactgcggttcatgttttcttcatggctttgcagaggagaaaatccatgagTACACCACCTTGGTTTTTTCACCTaagctaatttcagaaactgcctcctttaacttaaacatgaaactcttcttcacctctttgtgcacttgtagaaaagcagggtggggtggggggtgggggtgtcttcAGGAAGTGCCTGCAAAAGAGCCTTTGGGAGATCCTGTCCCTTGACTCACATGTGGGGTAGTGAAGAGTCTGAGAAAGTcatgggtgttttggtgttcaCCTAAGCAGGTtttcgttttggtttttttcttttttcttttttatcttatgTAGCTTATGTCACCAGGTagtgacagcctggggatgacaggaggggacagcaggcagtggcagtgTGGAGTGTGACCAGAGGGGACAGTAGGCAGGGACAGGCCTGGGGTTAccggaggggacagcaggcagtgacagcctgggtggtgacaggaggggacagcaggccatgacagcctgggaggtgacaggaggggacagcaggccgtgaaaacctggggatgacaggaggggacagcagatTGGGACAGCatgggggtgacaggaggggacagcaggccatgacagcctgcgtggtgacaggaggggacagcaggccgtgacagcctggggggtgacaggaggggacagcaagccgtgacagcctggggggtgacagggcacggggcggtgatgtgcccagggctgttggGAGAGCCCCCACAGGCGCAAGGGCTGACAGGTGACGCAGGATGGTGAAGGCCCcagggggtgacagcagggacaccggagccctggggggtgacagggcacggggcggtgacaggctgggggacagcagggacaccggcgGCCCAGGCGGGGCTGATGAAGGCCCCTCCCCCAGGGGCGCTGAGTGgccccctgagcccctctgTCACAATGCGGAGCCGCCTGGGTTGCCATAGCGAGCAGCTTGgcctggcagcgctggtgcGAGGAGGGAGCGGAGGCCGAGCCAGGGCCTGTCCCCATCGTCCTCCCACCGGGGCTGCGAGGAGGAGCCGGCGGGCTCAGCccgcgctgctggccccagcccctcggtgggccctgacctgctgtggggGCCGCGAGGCCAGCTGCTGCGTGAGGTGCCATCGCGGAGCGGGCACCGCCTGGCCCCGGCCATGTCGTGTGTCCACTACaagttctcctccaggctgaactccgATGTGGTCACCTTTCACGGCCCCCACATCTCCCTGCGCGACCTCAGGCGCCAGATCATGGGCCGCGAGAGGCTGAAGGCGACCCACTGCGACCTGCAGGTCACCAACGCCCAGACCATGGAAGGtgcgtgggggcggcgggcgcggggaccGGGGACCGGCCGGCTGGCGATGGCGCAGGCGGCCAGTGAGGCGGTTGGGCCACGGCCGGCAGCGGTGACTTGTGCTGGgacctcagagctgctcttccgtggttgtgcgctggcagctgccgtcagggctgtgtgcgcagccaggcacagcagcgtacGGGGCCCGTGTGCGACACCGCGCgtggaagaggtttggtttctgggaaccctTCTAGCTAAAACGATAAGGGAATGTGGGACAATGCCTTGTCATCACAgacctgccagatttctttgaaagccggcagagaaggctgaacgtgatagaaaaggagtgggtggctaatttaaagggaaaaaaaagtgggtttggtgactgaaatttgtcttcagctactTTTACTCCACCGCATTGGAAAAgcggtgcttggctgctgcagaaactgctcagtagcaacgttttggatcaagagtgtatctgtgagtgagaatctatgcagaccctggaaagccatcttgtaGACGAGTGTTCTGTCTAAagtatacttggcatttcttgctaatacagcttctttgctgcaccatgctacacattcattcagatgctattgagcatcatttcttcatttctttcaaacggTGCATTTTTGTCGTGGTACTGCGTGTTAAACGGTGTCAGGGcagtactgaagttttatggcagatcagttatggtgaatatacctagaaatgttcttagagaaaccctaagttcttttgaatctgagaaatggtgcttgattctcagagacggtaatggttttgtattactgagtgtgctgtttcagtttggtaatctaccgtctggcaaagcttgcatgtgattaaagactttggaatatgacttgtcagaaatacaaagacttggaaaccatctccattccttaaacattcaaattttatcggttggggttttttttcttttttcctgtggttctgtgacattccCACAACAGTCTTGTCGTTACAATGTGTACtcataggattttttcctctccctgtttgatgtattaaaacttaaacagaataacatgccTGCTGCGGTAACTGTAACTTTGGCCCCAGCCTTTCAAGTGGTTGGACCTAAACACGCTGTTTACCTACAGATAGGTAAAGCATGTTcaggagagtatctgtgagCAGACTTAACAGCACGGTGTTAGGGGTCTTGGGGGTGTTACGGGATCGCGTGTCATATACAGCAGTAGAGACAGacatgcaggtagaggcagaCGTACAGGTTGTGACACAGATGCTTACTGGAACTTTTGTAAGGGTGTTTTCCccgtgaaaatgcaaaaatcccccagcggttgtcagagcaaagctaaggaatacatttcggtgtcatttatgtgtatgccagattttggggttttatacatAACCGTGACTTTCCGTTTTTATTGAACAGCATCTACGTGtttaaagtcaccttcagaagatgaaggaaagaactaggCCTGGATGTCCTGCCTAAAGGGGGTTCTTGGAGATCCTCCCTGTGGAGATATGGTAGtgggttttataactttgtgcaggagtcctgactaAATGGTGACGtgatcttggaaagacccttcagtgaaccttgAGTGAAGATGGCCAACTTGTTCAGAGTTTTCCGAGCCGCGTGATCACGGAAATCTCGTAATAGAagcaatgctaatagaagctaaaagtaaacaggattttacacatcactggggggaaaaaaaagagatggtggactctttttgaagatggtgggaaggcaaaatggatggttgggatgtgttttaaaaggtgggaggcggggtgggggtgtcctcttCTGTGCTCGCTATTATAGAGAcatgttctagggttttgtaagctaacaggagcaaaagcaatgaaagttagatcaggaaagagcctcatgttttagcagactctgctttagtgactttagagaccattttgct
This sequence is a window from Falco peregrinus isolate bFalPer1 chromosome 14, bFalPer1.pri, whole genome shotgun sequence. Protein-coding genes within it:
- the LOC129785667 gene encoding E3 ubiquitin-protein ligase RBBP6-like codes for the protein MSCVHYKFSSRLNSDVVTFHGPHISLRDLRRQIMGRERLKATHCDLQVTNAQTMEEYTDDNALIPRHSSVTVRRVPVRGVKATGKTDLGCC